In one window of Plasmodium cynomolgi strain B DNA, chromosome 13, whole genome shotgun sequence DNA:
- a CDS encoding hypothetical protein (putative) has protein sequence MSSKSESIERNNYGIVPCLRSMHKPSGNLSEEEQERRGKKKGDINTQTEKVPNGADLPIGKKSDKKKHSCFLSEKEKTRDRVRRRNKVDTNLLIFLKMLCLYRYAHSFRENKVLSLGGNISAKVHTNRSEAKELNFLTQKVSIGSSLQREILMYMVKYLRRVQKEIKLDTHLCLLLSVVYYDLKKFHKSLLYVRKSIRRDYFNFVAWVFFNNLISIELFTGGSSRKSKMGRRESELLRKPPQGRIRTCGSSYESICEEKKRFRKNSKKLKKLCSYLFRNEYFQSGKGEFLDVAEHYSRYIYVNPLRNSGASFFFRNGYFVSRVFSAGGGKRRPGGARSRGERSKKGNHSRRGSNSRKTKPRNKKTRLAFFERYQEYLKRYKFKRNIMSLFGFAHFCSLNCLLYKDSIKTYKHLKEILPNNFYVSCQLAKLYYYCGEAKKSMKCFEKMNRICNRNIILERNLLESCCVRYLQRRERRRKRGKEGAQTSGDNQPCVQVISAKKCREMEMLLLPGYFSNGFIYVELLVNMLVCEKNLPALLILLRDCERAAGKYTCKSRNAKYDSKLWYIMGKYLSLCNNRKKSILCFKEGIQRNKYHVFSYIALAQEYFSCGNVNSSVGILTKAISLYFNNPSAWFSLAKCFEWKENYRFSIFCYEQAINFQPSTIFYFHLSGIYLKKGDINSYIDTLKKAWVFKKDSLFASMLFFIYLSKLKEQNRGCSFMGEEAQEGNGAYRSKKEKSKKKIFLFYEKNNECFRWCVKYLKCCLNKMKIMRRLNRMGRISSVYKLEAEEVGKCPHLGKAEMDDNMKCDTYDKWDTIYYLAHYFFFHESFYNALKLFEVLWEAGGLYSEASFRMYRHTQRTLQRGWKKSEGNVR, from the exons ATGAGCAGCAAATCAGAGTCAATAGAAAGGAATAACTATGGGATAGTACCATGCCTTAGGAGTATGCACAAGCCTAGTGGCAACCTTTCTGAGGAGGAACAGgaaaggagaggaaagaaaaagggagacaTAAACACCCAGACTGAGAAGGTACCCAATGGGGCAGATCTTccaattggaaaaaaaagcgataaaaaaaaacacagctGCTTCTTAagtgagaaggaaaaaaccCGTGACAGggtaagaagaagaaacaaggTAGACACCAATTTGTTAATCTTCCTCAAAATGTTGTGTCTGTATAGATATGCCCACTCCTTTAGGGAGAACAAAGTGTTAAGCTTAGGTGGGAATATTTCCGCTAAGGTACACACCAACCGTTCTGAAGCAAAGGAACTGAATTTTCTGACCCAAAAGGTGAGTATAGGAAGCTCTTTGCAAAGGGAAATACTAATGTATATGGTGAAGTATCTGAGGAGAGtccaaaaagaaattaaactCGACACGCACCTTTGTCTGCTACTAAGTGTTGTTTACTatgatttgaaaaaatttcataaaagtTTGTTGTATGTGAGGAAAAGCATCAGACGTGACTACTTCAACTTCGTGGCATGGGTTTTCTTTAACAATTTAATTTCGATCGAGTTGTTTACTGGAGGTAGTTCacgaaaaagcaaaatgggaagacgCGAAAGTGAGTTGTTAAGGAAACCCCCCCAGGGGCGTATCCGCACGTGTGGAAGTAGTTATGAATCCatttgtgaagaaaaaaaaagatttcgcaaaaactccaaaaagttgaaaaagtTGTGCAGCTATTTGTTTCgaaatgaatattttcaaaGCGGAAAGGGGGAGTTCCTAGATGTGGCGGAACACTATTCTAGGTACATCTACGTGAACCCGCTGCGCAACTCGGgggcgtcttttttttttaggaacGGCTACTTTGTAAGTCGCGTATTTAGcgcggggggagggaagcggCGTCCAGGGGGGGCGCGGTCAAGGGGGGAGCggtcaaaaaaggggaatcacTCACGCAGGGGGAGCAACTCAAGAAAAACCAAACCGCGGAACAAGAAGACACGCCTTGCATTTTTCGAAAGATACCAAGAGTACCTAAAAAGGTACAAGTTTAAAAGGAACATCATGTCGCTATTCGGGTTCGCTCACTTTTGCTCCCTCAATTGTTTGCTCTACAAAGATTCCATAAAGACGTACAAACATTTAAAGGAAATCTTGCCGAACAACTTTTATGTGTCCTgtcagctagccaaattgtATTACTATTGTGGGGAGGCCAAAAAGAGTATGAAGTGTTTTGAGAAAATGAATCGCATCTGCAATAGAAACATCATTTTGGAGAGAAATCTGCTGGAAAGCTGTTGTGTTCGCTATTTGCAGagaagggaaagaagaaggaagagagGTAAAGAAGGAGCACAAACAAGTGGTGACAATCAGCCATGTGTTCAGGTAATAAGTGCGAAGAAGTGTAGAGAGATGGAAATGTTGCTGCTTCCTGGGTACTTCTCAAACGGGTTCATTTATGTAGAGCTTTTGGTGAACATGCTGGTGTGTGAGAAGAACCTCCCCGCGTTGTTAATTCTTCTGCGGGATTGTGAAAGGGCTGCGGGGAAGTACACATGTAAGAGCAGAAATGCAAAGTATGACTCTAAATTGTGGTACATCATGGGGAAGTATCTCTCCCTATGCAATAATCGGAAGAAGTCCATTCTTTGCTTCAAGGAAGGAATTCAAAGGAATAAATATCACGTGTTCTCATATATTGCTTTGGCCCAGGAGTATTTCTCCTGTGGAAATGTGAACAGTTCTGTTGGCATCCTAACGAAGGCCATtagtttatattttaataaccCCAGTGCGTGGTTCAGCTTGGCGAAATGTTTtgaatggaaagaaaattaccgattttctattttttgttatgaaCAAGCAATAAATTTTCAGCCAagtaccattttttatttccacctGTCTGggatttatttgaaaaagggAGACATAAACAGTTACATAGACACGTTGAAGAAAGCGTgggtatttaaaaaagattcTTTGTTCGCGTCTATGctgttttttatatacttatcCAAGttgaaagaacaaaataggGGGTGTTCCTTcatgggggaagaagctcAGGAAGGAAATGGTGCTTACCGCtctaaaaaagaaaagagtaaaaaaaagatttttcttttttacgaaaaaaataatgagtGTTTCAGATGGTGTGTCaagtatttaaaatgttgcttgaataaaatgaagataatgCGGAGGTTAAATCGAATGGGACGCATTTCGTCTGTCTATAAATTGGAAGCTGAAGAAGTTGGAAAGTGTCCCCACTTGGGTAAAGCGGAAATGGATGATAACATGAAATGTGACACCTACGATAAATGGGATa CTATTTACTACTTGGCacattatttctttttccacgAAAGTTTTTACAATGCGTTGAAGCTGTTTGAAGTTTTGTGGGAGGCAGGGGGGCTTTATTCGGAGGCCTCTTTCAGGATGTACAGGCACACACAGAGGACGTTACAGAGGGGGTGGAAGAAGTCCGAGGGGAATGTGCGGTGA